AGATTATCAGCACTTAACTGGGGCTTTTGCTGAGTCACCATCTGAGCAAGTTCTTACCTACCTGCTGCAAGATACTCTTAAACCTGCTGTGTACAGCACCACTAAAGGAGCGCACTTTGGTTTAGCTCTGACACAATATATTCACTTTAGTTCACCCTTGCGGCGTTACCCAGACTTACTCATGCAAAGGGTATATCATGCTCTCCTGGAATACGGACGCGATCGCCGCAACACTCGTGTTAAAGAGCGTGTTAACTTGCGCCACTCGTCTTCTCATCTGGAAATTAACTGGAACGTTCTCCCTCCAGAACTACAACAGGAACTGCAAAGCGATTTAACTAGAGTCCTTGTCCAGATTAATGACCGAGAAAAAGAAGTCCAAGAAGCGGAAGCAGATTTGGCCGGACTGCAAAAAGCCCAACTGATGAAACAGCGGCTCGGTCAAGTCTTTCCCGGTGTGATTACAGGTGTTCAATCCTACGGCTTCTTTGTAGAAATCGAAGTCCCAGCCACAGAGTTAGAAATTGGCTCCAAGCTGAGTACACCTTTGCGGGTAGAAGGATTAGTACACGTCAGTTCGCTTAAAGATGATTGGTATGAATATCGTGCTAGACAACAAGCTCTGTTTGGGCGCAAAAATCGCGCTTCCTATCGATTAGGCGATCGCGTAGCTGTGCAAGTCAAGAGTGTCGATTACTACCGTCAGCAAATTGATTTAGTTACTGTTGGCGCTGATGGTATGGTCAAAGGATCAGTAGTCGGCATTGGCAATGAAGATACAACAGATATTTACTTACCCAATCACATCAAATCTTTTGACTTAGATCCATATAGTGAAGATGAGTAAATTTTCTGAGTAAGTAATTGCGTGTCAAATAACAGTAAGCCACTTATTTTAGGCGTATCAGGTGCATCCGGCCTGATTTACGCCATTCGCGCTCTTAAATTTCTTTTAGAAGCTGAGTATAAAATTGAATTGGTTGCCTCTAAATCAACTTACATGGTTTGGCAAGCAGAGCAAAATATCCGAATGCCAGCAGATCCTGAAGCACAAGAGCAATTTTGGCGAACTCAAGCCGGAGTAACCCTATCGGGTCAACTACGCTGTCATCCTTGGAGTGATGTTGGCGCTGGTATCGCTAGTGGTTCCTTTAAAACTTTGGGGATGATGATCATGCCATGTAGCATGAGTACAGTAGCCAAACTGGCAGTGGGTTTGAGTTCAGACTTACTAGAACGGGCAGCAGATGTGCAGATTAAAGAAGGGCGTAAGCTGGTGATTGTCCCCAGAGAAACTCCTTTTAGCTTGATACACCTGCGAAACTTAACAACCTTAGCAGAAACAGGAGTTAGAGTTGTTCCCGCTATTCCCGCTTGGTATCACAATCCCCAAACCATTGAAGATTTAGTTGATTTTGTAGTTGCCCGTGCTTTAGATCAACTAGATATTGACTGCATACCAATTCAACGCTGGCAAGGTCATCTTTAAGGAGGCAGAGGGGCAGAGGGGCAGAGGGGCAGGGAGAAAAGAGTTATTTAATTTTGACTTTTGACTTTTGACTTTTGACTTGATTTTGCCCAATGCCCAATGCCCAATGACAACTGATAACTAACAACTTATAAAAATGGCTGGAATTCGTTTAATTTTGTTGGTGGTGGTGCTGGGAGGACTAATACTTTTATTAGTCCAAAATTTTTCTCCTGCCCTCCCTCTAGTATTTTTGGGGATGCGGACTCAACCATTACCACTATCTTTATGGATTTTATTTAGCATTGCCGCTGGTGGTTTGACATCTTTTGTAATCGCCAGCTTGTTTAAATTTACTAATTATTTTACTCAACAGGCATCCTCATCCAAATCAACGACAACTGCACCGCGTGTCAAGACGAATCCCAAGAAAGAAACTATACCACCTCCCAGCAATCCACGCAGACCAGTTGCTGACACCGATTACACTACCAGTAACGAATTTGATGATTGGGAAACAGATGCTAATCAAGGTGATGATTGGGATGTTGAAGAACCACAACAGACACCAAGCCCGAAAACCTACCCAAATCAGCAAGCACCTAAAAATGTTTCTCAGTCTGATTCAGTTTACTCCTACAGTTCCCAAGAACCCAAAAATACTGGTGTGGGGAAAACTGAATCGATTTACGATGCAGATTACCGAGTAATTATCCCTCCTTATCAACCCCCAACTACTAATCCAACTACTACTCAAAGTGATGATGATTGGGATTTTTTTGAAGACGAGGATTTTGCGGATGACAATGAACGTCCTCGTCGGTAAGCTTCTGGCACAAAAGTTGTTGATTCAGCCTACAATCTACCCCCTAGTCTCTTTTGTGGGCCACACTCCTCTCGTGACTCTCGTGACTCCTGCTTAATTTGACCCGTCATCGCCGCTTCCTGCAAAGCCATGAAGGCGTTAAAATCCTCACAGTCATATCGGGTAGTTAACAGTTCTCTGAGTTGGTTTTCTGCTTCCACAGTTAAATAGCCAGTCGTTAAAGCTGTTTGTACAATGTCTCGAATTCGAGTCATAGCTGATACATTATGCATATCACATTAATTGATGAAGGCTCACTCAGTTGAGAAAAGCTGGTTTGTAAAAGGTGAAAAATTTGGTAATTGTTTACACGTGGACAATAAAAGCGAATTGATGATTGTTTGCTGACAGTCAACTTGGGAAGCAAGATACTGTGTTACTCATAGCATCACAATGGGCAATTCACCTTTTTATATTGACAGCATTTATTTCCTTAAAGTTTCAAACAAGTTATATGAAATTTCTGTTAAGGATAAGCATACCTAAGTAGTAAATGAAAATGCACCTAACAAATGTTATTAAATTCGTTATAACTTTACAGTTAATTTATGCGGATTTTACGGAAGAACCGTTAGTATATCGCTAACCTAACTGTAAATAAATCGTTAATAATAATGTCTGTAGCAGATTCCCAACCACCAGAAGAAGAATTTATAGAAGCTCAAAAAAATTGGGACTTAGAAAAATTGTATGTGGATTTAGGTTCTGCAAAGAGGAAAGCCTTAACACCTGTAGAAAAGAAATTGCTTAGAGGTTTGCTTTGCGGTTGCAGTCCTGCGGAAATAGCCAAGAGAGTTTATCAAAGTCGCAATAGTGGTACTGTCAGAGTCTATCTGTCTAATGGATTATATAAATATATAGAAGATATGCTGAGTAACCAATTGGGATATTCAGTTAAGGTAAAGAACTGGAGTCATGTGACTCATTTATTAGAAAAAGCAGGGTATAAAAAAAATTGGTTTGCAGTGAAACAAATAACCACGTTAATTAAAAATATCAGAGAACAAGAACCTAATGTACTCAAAGTTGAATCCACGAAAATTCAAGATTGGGGTGAAGCGGTTGATGTCAGTGGCTTCTGTGGACGGATGACAGAACTAACCACCGTCTCAGAATGGATTGTGCAGCAGCACTGTCGGTTAGTTGTAGTTTTGGGGATGGGTGGAATTGGTAAAACTGCTTTTTCTATTAAGTTAGCACAGGAGATTCAAGTTCAGTTTGAATGTGTGATTTGGCGATCGCTGCATCTATGCCCTACGATAGATGCGATGTTAACCGATATTATGCAGACATTATCACCAACGTTACAAATAGAGCAGGCAGCAACTTTAAATACCAAAATTTCTCAATTGATACATAGTTTACGCCAGATGCGCTGTCTTTTGGTATTAGATAATGTTGACTCAATTTTATGCAGCGGTGATGCTAATCTCGCAACCACCAGTAAACCTGATCTGCTGTCACAGACTCAGTATCGTCCAGGTTATGAAGGTTACGGTGAGTTAATCAGAAGGTTAGGAGATTCTCAACATCAAAGCTGCTTATTAATCACTAGTCGGGAAAAACCACCAGAAATTGCAGCCAGTGAAGGAGAAAAACTCCCTGTCCGGTCTTTAAAATTGACTGGTTTAAGCAAAACAGAAAGCTTGGTTATCCTTGAAGCTAAAGGATTACTGATACCAGACTATACAGATAATGGCGTATTCATAGACTGGTATGGTGGTAATCCGTTGTTTCTAAAATTAGTTGCTACCACAATTCAAAATTTATTCGGTGGCAGTATTTATCAGTTTCTCAAACAGGGTACTATCGTATTTGGTGATATCCGCAGAATTCTAGACCAGCAATTTAATCACTTGTCTGAGTTAGAAAAGTATATTATGTATTGGCTAGTATTAAATCCAGATTGTACTTCTGTGCTGACTTTAACAAGCCTGATGATACCGGGATGGTCGCCGAGATTAAGACAAAGATTAATTTTGGAAACTTTAGAATTACTCCAGAGACGCTCATTCCTTGATATGCAAGCAGCTAATTTATTCCCCAGCGCAGTCTGGAGGGAATATATAATTGAACGCGTCAGAGAAAAAGATTTTCAATCTTCCACTGAAACCGAGACTAGCTTATTGATGCGTGATCCGATTTTAGAGGCACAATTAAAAAACTATGTGAAAAAAAGTCAATACGACAACCAAATTTAGAGTAAAGTCAGCATTTGGTAATTAGAAAATTTCAGAAGCAATGAGTAACTTATTAAGAGGAGTCAACCTGTATTTAATTGGCATGATGGGTGTTGGTAAAAGCACAGTTGGTCGGTTAATAGCACAGGAATTGGGTTATGGATTTGTAGATACTGATGATGTAATAGTTAAAGCCGCTGGCAAATCTATCAATGACATATTTACTCATGAAGGTGAAGCGGCGTTCCGGCAGTTGGAAAGTGATGTTTTAGCTCAAGTTTGTGCTTATACCAAATTGACTATTGCTACGGGTGGGGGTATTGTCCTGCGACAAGAAAACTGGGGTTATCTACATCACGGGTTAATAGTGTGGCTTGATGTACCAGTGAAAGTCTTGTTAAAGCGGTTAGCAGAAGATGAAACAAGACCACTTTTACAAGATCCCGATCCTGAAGCTAAATTGCTATCGCTCCTCGAACAACGTCAACCACTTTACTCCCAAGCCGACTTACATATTACCATCACTGAGGAGCAAACACCAGCAGAAATCGTTACACGCATCCTAGCAGCAATACCCAGCGTTCTCAAAACTCAAGTTTCCCCTCAAGTTTCCCCACACCAAAATTGATCTGAGGAAATTTTGTGATAGTAAGTTGCTTTCATGTTTTGATCATGTAAAAACCTTGTATCCAAAATTGACAGATTCTCAAAATGATCAACGATACCGAGTATATCAGGCAAACTGAAGCCAATCGCGTCGAAATCCTCAGCGAAGCACTACCTTACATTCAACAATTCGCAGGTCGCACCGTTGTTGTCAAATACGGGGGTGCGGCCATGAAAGATAGCACCCTCAAAGATAAAGTCATCCGTGATATTGTATTTTTATCTTGCGTTGGCTTGCGACCAATTTTAGTACATGGTGGTGGACCAGAAATTAACAGTTGGTTAGGCAAACTAGGAATTGAAGCACAATTTAAGAATGGTTTGCGCGTCACCGATGCACCTACAATGGATGTAGTAGAAATGGTATTAGTCGGTCGAGTCAATAAAGAAATTGTCTCCCTGATTAACCAAGCCGGTGGTATGGCTGTGGGACTTTGCGGTAAAGATGGTCACTTAATCACTGCCCGTCCCCAAGGTGATGAAGGTATCGGCTTTGTTGGGGAAGTCAGTAATGTCAACATCAAGATTTTAGAAACTCTCTCTAGTAATGGCTATATTCCCGTAGTTTCTAGCGTTGCGGCTGATGATAACGGACAAGCTTACAATATTAATGCTGATACTGTAGCGGGGGAAATAGCAGCTGCTTTGGGGGCGGAAAAGTTGATTTTACTGACCGATACAAGGGGGATTTTAAAAGATTATAAAGATCCATCTACCTTGATTCCTAAAGTGGATATTCCTGAAGCTCGTCAATTGATTAACGATGGTGTAGTGAGTGGGGGTATGATTCCTAAAGTAACTTGTTGTGTGCGATCGCTCGCTCAAGGAGTTAAAGCCGCACACATCATTGATGGCCGCATCCCTCACGCCCTTCTGTTAGAAATCTTTACAGATGTAGGGATTGGCACAATGATTCTTGGTTCTCAGTTTAAATGATAAATTAGTGATTAGTGATTGGGGACTGGGGACTGGGTAAGAAGATTTTAGATTTTAGCTTGGAGTTAATTAAATACAATCCTAAATCCAAAATTTAATCCCTATTCCCTATTCCCTATTCCCTGACCAATAACTAATGATCAATGACTAATGACTAATGACTACAGAAAGTTTAGAACTTGCTAAATCTCGTTACCAAGCTGGAAAAGCAGCTTTTGAAAATGGACAATATCGGGACTCTGTGGAAAATTTAGAAAAAGCCAGCGCCTTATTAGCTCGAAATACACGCTTTGGAGGTGAAGTAGATATTTGGCTGGTGAATGCTTATGAAGCTGCTGGACGTTCAGAAGATGCGATCGCACTTTGTCAACAACTCTCCCGTCATCCCCACTACGAAACTAGGCTACAAGCAAAGAGGTTAGTTTATATTTTAAAAGCACCCAAACTCAAAAGACCAAAGGAGTGGATGACCGAAATTCCCGATTTAGCAGCTATTTCTGATAATGAATCCAAAATAATCGTCACTACTAAGCCCAAAAAATCTACCCTAAAGCAGAAGTCGGTGGAACCTGAATATGTTGATCTTAGCCAAGTCAATACAAAAGATAATCGTTTTATCTGGGTAGCATTAACTGCTGTTGCTTTAACAATTTCCTATTTAGTCTGGTTAAGTTTGTGAACAGCTAATGATAAGTTCAATGTTGTGGAGAATAAAATCTATGAATATATCTAATTCACGCTTACAAAAAATTGCATTATGCTTGATTAGACCATGGAATTTTATCTTCACTAAAATCGGCATAGTAAACAAACAAAAACCTATTTTTTTGCTGGTGGTAATATCTGCGTCTTTAATGTTATCTGGTTGTGTTCAATATGACTTAGGTATTAACTTTAATAATGCTAATAATGGTGAATTAGTACAGTATATTAAATTATCCGAAAAATTAACCAGTTTTAGCGGTGATTATGTTTATGAATGGTTAAATAGTTTAGAACGTCGCGCACGTAAATTAGAAGGTTCAGCAAACCGCATTTCTCCAGAAGAAATTATTGTCAAAATTCCTTTTAGTAATGGCAAGGAATTACAAGAAAAGTTTAGCGGATTCTTCAACTACCGCACTGCTCAAAAACCTGAGAACGTTGCTGATGATGCAAAATTGCCAAGTATTGCTTCCAACTTATTCGTAGAGAATAACAACTTCTTACTTTTATCCAGAAATCATTTAGTTTATGATTTAGATTTGCGTTCCCTTTCTGTGCTTACCAGCAAAGGAAACGTTTTATCAGGTACTGGTTCAATTGTCAATTTAGATTTTAGCTTGCAGACACCTTGGGGAGTTAAGAATATTCAACAAACCGAAGATGCTATCCAACCAGAAAAAAATGGTAAACAACTGATATGGAAACTCAACCCAGGTGAGTTAAATCATATAGAAGTAGTTTTTTGGCTTCCTAATTTATTGGGTATTGGTGCTTTGATAATTATTCTGTTTGTTTGGGGTGGTTATTATCTGAGATATACATTGTTAGAATCTGGATTAAAGGATTTGCAAAGTTAAAGGATTTTATTGTCAGAATCAGGATAACCAGGATTTATAGGATGTACAGGATGAAATTGGAAAATCTCTCTGAAAACCTCTTACCTTTGTGTCCTTCGTGTTCTTCGTGGTTCGTTCTTTGGCGACTTGTGCGTAACCAACCATCATCAAATCGCATCCTGTAAATCCTGTAATCCTGCAAATCCTGATTCTGACAACCTATAAATAAATCTATGATTATACAAACTCACCCAACTCAAAAAACACCAACTGTCACTTGGGAAGCCCTTCCCGCTGATTTTATTTTACCTGACGACCCAGTGGAAAATATTCAACAACCGCCTCTAGCTGCTGCACTAACTGATGCTTTAGGTGCAGCAGGACGCATTCTCCCACAAATGCTGATTGGCTCTAATTTTGGGCTTGTAGCCACCTTAAACAAAAAAATTATTGTTAAAGCTCCCGACTGGTTTTATGTGCCACAGGTGCATCCTGTAGCTGCTGATGTGGTACGTCGCAGTTATACTCCCAACCTCGAAGGTGAACCAGTGGCTGTGGTAATGGAATTTCTCTCAGATACAGAAGGTGGAGAATTATCAGTGCGTTCCACACCGCCCTATGGAAAGTTGTATTTTTACGAACATATTCTTCAAGTTCCCACTTATGTCACCTATGACCCCTACGAACCCAGTTTAGAAGTACGCTGTTTGCAAAATGGAGAATATACCAAACAACAAGCAGACGCTAATGGACGTTTTTGGATTCCTGAATTAGAGTTATTTTTAGGAATTTGCACTGGTGAAAGATTGTGTCAAACCATGAATTGGTTGCGGTGGTGGGATAGTGACGGAAATTTGCTGCTGTGGAGTAGTGAACAAGCAGAACAGGAACATCAACGGGCTGAATTATTAGCAGCTAAGTTACGAGAACTAGGGATTGATCCTAATAATATCTCATGAAATTACGACACGGGCATCTTGTCCGCTACAAAAAATTAAGGTGATAAACGTTCTATCTTCCAACTTCCATCATCCGCACAAGTATAAAGCAACCTGTCATGTAAACGGCTAGAACGTCCCTGCCAAAACTCAATCTCCTGGGGAATTACGCGAAAACCGCCCCAATGAGGTGGTCTAGGAACTTCCTGATTTTCATATTTACGCTGGAAATCCTGTAATTGTGCTTCCAAAACTTCCCTACCAGCAATTACCTCACTTTGATTAGAAGCCCATGCACCTAAACGACTATTATGAGGGCGTACTTCAAAATAGCCATCCGACTCATCTTTTGAAATCTTCTCTACAGTCCCCACAATTCTCACTTGGCGTTCTAGTTCAGCCCACCAAAAAACCAAAGCCGCATGGGGATTTGCAGCTATTTCTTGTCCTTTGTGACTGTTGTAATTAGTAAATAAAACAAAACCTCGTTCATCAAAATCTTTCAGTAGTACCATTCTCGCTGAGGGTTTGCCATCTGGTGTAGATGTGGCCAGAGTCATGGCGTTAGGTTCAGGTAATTGTGCTGCTAGAGCCTGATCAAACCAGAATTTAAATTGTATAAAAGGATTAGGGTCTATTTCCTTTTCACTCAAATCTTGCAAAGTGTAGTCTTTGCGAAGGTCAGCTATGTTTTTATCCATCGTTTTTATTTCCTTATCATTAGATAAGCTTATACACGTATTGGGGAAAAATATTTATGATTATTAACA
The genomic region above belongs to Anabaena sphaerica FACHB-251 and contains:
- a CDS encoding tetratricopeptide repeat protein; this translates as MTTESLELAKSRYQAGKAAFENGQYRDSVENLEKASALLARNTRFGGEVDIWLVNAYEAAGRSEDAIALCQQLSRHPHYETRLQAKRLVYILKAPKLKRPKEWMTEIPDLAAISDNESKIIVTTKPKKSTLKQKSVEPEYVDLSQVNTKDNRFIWVALTAVALTISYLVWLSL
- a CDS encoding UbiX family flavin prenyltransferase; this translates as MSNNSKPLILGVSGASGLIYAIRALKFLLEAEYKIELVASKSTYMVWQAEQNIRMPADPEAQEQFWRTQAGVTLSGQLRCHPWSDVGAGIASGSFKTLGMMIMPCSMSTVAKLAVGLSSDLLERAADVQIKEGRKLVIVPRETPFSLIHLRNLTTLAETGVRVVPAIPAWYHNPQTIEDLVDFVVARALDQLDIDCIPIQRWQGHL
- a CDS encoding LapA family protein — its product is MAGIRLILLVVVLGGLILLLVQNFSPALPLVFLGMRTQPLPLSLWILFSIAAGGLTSFVIASLFKFTNYFTQQASSSKSTTTAPRVKTNPKKETIPPPSNPRRPVADTDYTTSNEFDDWETDANQGDDWDVEEPQQTPSPKTYPNQQAPKNVSQSDSVYSYSSQEPKNTGVGKTESIYDADYRVIIPPYQPPTTNPTTTQSDDDWDFFEDEDFADDNERPRR
- a CDS encoding Uma2 family endonuclease: MIIQTHPTQKTPTVTWEALPADFILPDDPVENIQQPPLAAALTDALGAAGRILPQMLIGSNFGLVATLNKKIIVKAPDWFYVPQVHPVAADVVRRSYTPNLEGEPVAVVMEFLSDTEGGELSVRSTPPYGKLYFYEHILQVPTYVTYDPYEPSLEVRCLQNGEYTKQQADANGRFWIPELELFLGICTGERLCQTMNWLRWWDSDGNLLLWSSEQAEQEHQRAELLAAKLRELGIDPNNIS
- the argB gene encoding acetylglutamate kinase is translated as MINDTEYIRQTEANRVEILSEALPYIQQFAGRTVVVKYGGAAMKDSTLKDKVIRDIVFLSCVGLRPILVHGGGPEINSWLGKLGIEAQFKNGLRVTDAPTMDVVEMVLVGRVNKEIVSLINQAGGMAVGLCGKDGHLITARPQGDEGIGFVGEVSNVNIKILETLSSNGYIPVVSSVAADDNGQAYNINADTVAGEIAAALGAEKLILLTDTRGILKDYKDPSTLIPKVDIPEARQLINDGVVSGGMIPKVTCCVRSLAQGVKAAHIIDGRIPHALLLEIFTDVGIGTMILGSQFK
- the pdxH gene encoding pyridoxamine 5'-phosphate oxidase, whose product is MDKNIADLRKDYTLQDLSEKEIDPNPFIQFKFWFDQALAAQLPEPNAMTLATSTPDGKPSARMVLLKDFDERGFVLFTNYNSHKGQEIAANPHAALVFWWAELERQVRIVGTVEKISKDESDGYFEVRPHNSRLGAWASNQSEVIAGREVLEAQLQDFQRKYENQEVPRPPHWGGFRVIPQEIEFWQGRSSRLHDRLLYTCADDGSWKIERLSP
- a CDS encoding helix-turn-helix transcriptional regulator, with translation MSVADSQPPEEEFIEAQKNWDLEKLYVDLGSAKRKALTPVEKKLLRGLLCGCSPAEIAKRVYQSRNSGTVRVYLSNGLYKYIEDMLSNQLGYSVKVKNWSHVTHLLEKAGYKKNWFAVKQITTLIKNIREQEPNVLKVESTKIQDWGEAVDVSGFCGRMTELTTVSEWIVQQHCRLVVVLGMGGIGKTAFSIKLAQEIQVQFECVIWRSLHLCPTIDAMLTDIMQTLSPTLQIEQAATLNTKISQLIHSLRQMRCLLVLDNVDSILCSGDANLATTSKPDLLSQTQYRPGYEGYGELIRRLGDSQHQSCLLITSREKPPEIAASEGEKLPVRSLKLTGLSKTESLVILEAKGLLIPDYTDNGVFIDWYGGNPLFLKLVATTIQNLFGGSIYQFLKQGTIVFGDIRRILDQQFNHLSELEKYIMYWLVLNPDCTSVLTLTSLMIPGWSPRLRQRLILETLELLQRRSFLDMQAANLFPSAVWREYIIERVREKDFQSSTETETSLLMRDPILEAQLKNYVKKSQYDNQI
- a CDS encoding DUF3153 domain-containing protein translates to MNISNSRLQKIALCLIRPWNFIFTKIGIVNKQKPIFLLVVISASLMLSGCVQYDLGINFNNANNGELVQYIKLSEKLTSFSGDYVYEWLNSLERRARKLEGSANRISPEEIIVKIPFSNGKELQEKFSGFFNYRTAQKPENVADDAKLPSIASNLFVENNNFLLLSRNHLVYDLDLRSLSVLTSKGNVLSGTGSIVNLDFSLQTPWGVKNIQQTEDAIQPEKNGKQLIWKLNPGELNHIEVVFWLPNLLGIGALIIILFVWGGYYLRYTLLESGLKDLQS
- a CDS encoding shikimate kinase, translating into MSNLLRGVNLYLIGMMGVGKSTVGRLIAQELGYGFVDTDDVIVKAAGKSINDIFTHEGEAAFRQLESDVLAQVCAYTKLTIATGGGIVLRQENWGYLHHGLIVWLDVPVKVLLKRLAEDETRPLLQDPDPEAKLLSLLEQRQPLYSQADLHITITEEQTPAEIVTRILAAIPSVLKTQVSPQVSPHQN